The DNA sequence CGCGCAGGTGGCGCAGGCCGAGGGCGCGGGTCTGATCCTCGTCGGCGGGCAGGAGGCCGACTGGGACAGTCAGGCGCTGGGGGCCGCGACCGCCGAGCGTCTGGGCTGGCCGCAGCTCACGTGGACGAACGAGCTGAAGGTGGAGGGCGAGACCCTGACCGGGCGGCATGACGTGGACGACGGCAACGAGAGCTTCCGCGCTCCTCTGCCCGCCGTCGTGACGACCCAGCAGGGGCTGAACGAGCCGCGCTACCCGACCCTCCCCAACATCATGAAGGCCAAGCGCAAGGAACTGCGCAAGGATGACCTGGGAGGCTACGGCACCCAGCCCACCGTCCGGGTGGTGAACGCCGAGATTCAGACCCGCGCCCGCCTCAACCGGATGATCGACGGCAAGGACCCGCAGGCCGCCGCCGCGCAACTCCTCGACCTCCTGCGAAACGAAGCGAAGGTGCTCGCATGATCCTGATCGTCGCCGAACA is a window from the Deinococcus sp. YIM 134068 genome containing:
- a CDS encoding electron transfer flavoprotein subunit beta/FixA family protein yields the protein MKILTLVRQVPDAEARVKINAGAVDLEGTTLVIDGMDEYGVEEALRLRESGANVEEIVALAVGPKRVEDALRTALAMGVDRAIHVETDEKLDPIALSRVVAQVAQAEGAGLILVGGQEADWDSQALGAATAERLGWPQLTWTNELKVEGETLTGRHDVDDGNESFRAPLPAVVTTQQGLNEPRYPTLPNIMKAKRKELRKDDLGGYGTQPTVRVVNAEIQTRARLNRMIDGKDPQAAAAQLLDLLRNEAKVLA